A genomic stretch from Nitrobacter winogradskyi Nb-255 includes:
- a CDS encoding site-specific DNA-methyltransferase: MKMTNTSTKPKRTRKPKAETPRVELEPIGPRAANRVREETWPIDQLRPYDRNAKKHDQAQLDQIRASLRQYGQVHRVLVDEAGIVIAGHGRLEALKQEQFAEVRVLIAVGWEEAEKRKFRLADNQLTMSTGWDEKLLKGEVLELGALGVELDQLGFEPGRIAGLLHEPTAGLTDPDEVPEPPPVPTSRRGDVWILGRHRITNGDSTNPEDVARVLAGRVPHLMVTDPPYGVKYDPAWRQAAGVTSKDAATGKVLNDDRADWREAWELFPGDVAYIWHAGAYCGDVANSLTACRFKIRAHIVWVKQRHVLGRGDYHFQHEPCFYAVKEGADERWHFVPEHEVATYTVRDGERGHYEGGRKQSTVWNIEHVKSETGHGTQKPVEAMKRPIENNSQPGEMVYEPFSGSGTTLIAAEITGRKCFAIELNPLYVDVAVKRWQQFTGLVATLESDGRTFDDVAAERDAERRAAAAA, from the coding sequence ATGAAAATGACCAATACTTCGACTAAGCCAAAGCGGACCCGGAAGCCGAAGGCCGAGACGCCGCGCGTCGAGCTTGAGCCGATCGGGCCGCGCGCGGCCAATCGCGTTCGCGAGGAGACCTGGCCGATCGACCAGCTGCGGCCTTACGATCGTAACGCCAAGAAGCACGACCAGGCGCAGCTGGATCAGATTCGGGCCTCGCTGCGGCAATATGGGCAGGTGCACCGCGTGCTGGTCGATGAGGCGGGTATCGTTATCGCTGGCCATGGTCGGCTCGAAGCGCTGAAGCAGGAGCAGTTCGCCGAGGTTCGCGTCCTGATCGCGGTCGGCTGGGAGGAGGCGGAAAAGCGCAAGTTTCGTCTTGCCGATAACCAGCTCACCATGTCGACGGGCTGGGATGAGAAGCTGCTCAAGGGCGAAGTGCTCGAGCTTGGCGCGCTCGGCGTTGAGCTGGATCAGCTCGGTTTCGAACCCGGCAGGATAGCTGGCCTGCTGCATGAGCCGACTGCTGGTCTCACAGATCCGGATGAAGTGCCCGAGCCGCCGCCGGTGCCGACATCGCGGCGCGGCGATGTGTGGATCCTCGGGCGTCACCGCATCACCAACGGCGACTCCACCAATCCGGAGGATGTCGCGCGCGTTCTGGCGGGCCGGGTGCCGCATTTGATGGTCACCGACCCGCCTTATGGCGTGAAATATGATCCGGCCTGGCGGCAAGCGGCGGGCGTCACGTCAAAGGATGCGGCGACCGGCAAAGTGCTGAATGACGATCGCGCCGATTGGCGGGAGGCGTGGGAGCTGTTTCCCGGTGACGTTGCGTACATCTGGCACGCGGGCGCCTATTGCGGCGACGTCGCCAATTCCCTCACGGCCTGCAGATTCAAGATTCGGGCGCACATCGTTTGGGTGAAGCAGCGGCATGTGCTCGGGCGCGGCGATTATCACTTTCAGCATGAGCCGTGCTTCTATGCAGTGAAAGAGGGGGCGGACGAGCGCTGGCATTTCGTGCCGGAGCATGAGGTTGCGACTTACACCGTGCGCGACGGCGAGCGCGGTCATTACGAAGGCGGTCGGAAGCAATCGACCGTCTGGAACATCGAGCATGTGAAGTCGGAGACTGGCCACGGCACGCAAAAGCCGGTGGAGGCCATGAAACGGCCGATCGAAAACAACTCGCAGCCGGGCGAGATGGTCTATGAGCCGTTTTCCGGATCCGGCACCACCCTCATCGCGGCCGAAATCACCGGCCGCAAATGCTTCGCGATTGAGCTGAATCCGCTTTACGTCGATGTCGCCGTGAAGCGCTGGCAGCAATTCACCGGCCTTGTGGCTACCCTGGAATCCGATGGACGAACTTTCGACGACGTTGCCGCCGAACGCGACGCCGAGCGTCGCGCCGCCGCCGCAGCCTGA
- a CDS encoding IS3 family transposase (programmed frameshift) — protein MRQKSGPGKAPAEQVLKDIRRQTRRHYSAEEKIRIVLEGLRGEENISELCRREGIAASMYYGWSKEFLEAGKRRLAGDTARAATSGEVKDLRREASALKEVVADLTLENRLPKKKHERGWGERGMRYPASEKAEIIALVEQSHLPAKRTLDKLGIPRATFYRWYDRYRAGGIEALADHRSRPDRVWNRIPDDVRGQIIDLALELPELSPRELAVRFTDERKYFVSEASVYRLLKAHDLITSPAYVVIKAANEFKDKTTAANQLWQTDFTYLKITGWGWYYLSTVLDDFSRYIVAWRLGPTMCASDVTATLDQALAASGLDHVSVRQRPRLLSDNGSSYVADDLATWLRAKDMQHVRGAPYHPQTQGKIERWHQTLKNRILLENYYLPDDLKRQVAAFVEHYNHDRYHESIGNVTPADVYFGRAETILAERHRIKRDTIANRRLQHQLQAA, from the exons ATGAGACAGAAATCCGGACCAGGCAAAGCGCCGGCAGAACAGGTGCTGAAGGACATCCGACGGCAGACGCGCCGGCATTATTCGGCGGAGGAGAAGATCCGTATCGTGCTGGAAGGACTGCGCGGCGAGGAGAACATCTCCGAGCTTTGCCGCCGCGAAGGCATCGCCGCCTCGATGTATTACGGTTGGTCCAAGGAGTTCCTGGAAGCCGGCAAGCGCCGGTTGGCGGGCGACACGGCACGTGCCGCAACCTCTGGCGAGGTGAAAGATCTTCGTCGGGAAGCCTCGGCGTTGAAGGAAGTCGTCGCCGATCTCACCCTGGAGAACCGTCTGC CTAAAAAAAAGCATGAACGGGGATGGGGAGAACGAGGCATGAGGTATCCTGCGTCCGAGAAAGCCGAGATCATCGCGTTGGTGGAGCAGTCGCATTTGCCGGCCAAACGCACGCTGGACAAGCTCGGCATCCCCCGCGCCACGTTTTATAGATGGTACGATCGCTACCGCGCGGGCGGCATTGAGGCCCTGGCAGATCACCGCTCTCGACCGGATCGGGTCTGGAATCGTATCCCGGATGACGTCCGCGGCCAGATCATCGACCTGGCATTGGAGCTTCCGGAACTATCGCCGCGAGAGCTCGCCGTGCGGTTTACCGACGAGAGAAAGTACTTTGTCTCGGAGGCTTCGGTCTATCGGCTGCTGAAGGCGCACGACCTCATCACCAGTCCGGCCTATGTAGTGATCAAGGCGGCGAACGAGTTCAAGGACAAGACCACCGCCGCCAACCAGCTCTGGCAGACCGACTTCACCTACCTGAAGATCACCGGCTGGGGCTGGTACTATCTATCGACGGTGCTCGACGACTTCTCGCGCTACATCGTCGCCTGGAGGTTAGGTCCCACGATGTGTGCCTCCGACGTCACGGCTACGCTCGATCAGGCACTGGCCGCCTCTGGTCTGGATCACGTCAGCGTCAGGCAGCGGCCCCGGCTTCTCAGCGACAATGGTTCGAGTTACGTCGCGGATGATCTGGCCACGTGGCTCAGGGCCAAGGACATGCAGCATGTGCGCGGAGCGCCGTATCATCCTCAGACTCAGGGCAAGATCGAGCGTTGGCATCAAACGTTGAAGAACCGCATCCTGCTTGAGAACTACTATTTACCGGACGACCTCAAACGTCAGGTCGCCGCGTTCGTCGAACACTATAATCATGACCGCTACCACGAGAGCATCGGCAACGTTACACCTGCCGACGTCTACTTCGGCAGGGCTGAGACAATCCTCGCCGAACGACACCGCATCAAGCGCGACACCATCGCAAACCGTCGCTTGCAGCATCAGCTGCAGGCCGCTTAA
- a CDS encoding P27 family phage terminase small subunit, with product MRGAKPKLRNVIPMRPDDVDAEKLRKKMMQRAIRRLMPRDLPAEVEKEYKRVAAILADPSVDRLKARYIDTIIEYCRCTVRMRGLRASMPTLAHEIYRVKTRNGDQVKSHPHVAQVNESWRQWRSLIAMLGLSPTDERNLLPGQGDLFDENDQYFD from the coding sequence ATGCGCGGTGCTAAACCAAAGCTCCGAAACGTCATCCCGATGCGGCCGGATGACGTCGATGCGGAAAAGCTTCGCAAGAAGATGATGCAACGGGCGATCCGCCGGCTGATGCCGCGTGATCTGCCGGCGGAGGTCGAGAAGGAATACAAGCGCGTCGCTGCGATCCTTGCGGATCCATCGGTCGACCGTCTCAAGGCGCGCTACATCGACACGATTATCGAATACTGCCGCTGCACCGTTCGAATGCGCGGCCTGCGGGCGTCAATGCCGACGCTGGCGCACGAAATCTACCGCGTGAAAACGCGCAACGGCGATCAGGTGAAAAGCCACCCGCATGTTGCGCAGGTCAACGAGAGTTGGCGGCAGTGGCGATCGCTCATTGCGATGCTCGGTCTGTCGCCGACCGATGAGCGCAACCTTCTGCCCGGTCAGGGCGACCTGTTCGATGAAAATGACCAATACTTCGACTAA
- a CDS encoding M15 family metallopeptidase gives MTKWPRDNQADLLAFYGTPGRDVERQLVDVVPPFQMYYDGKPISRIRFHRKAAGALRAALDEIWEHYGRDQRRIDALGISKYAGAYNPRKVRGSATRWSNHAYGAAIDLNAEQNGLGAGRGTMPQPVINAFKRQGARWGGDYRGRTDPMHFEFCDASGYPGVTPVKLFDAPEIDADSDAHIEHSAAIDVSPKPTWLRRKWKAVTGWFSGGAGLGFFGYLTDWRVIAVLLGAMVLVAVLFVLFMGPSNVRAWIKRQVN, from the coding sequence ATGACCAAGTGGCCGAGAGACAATCAAGCCGATCTGCTGGCTTTTTACGGCACCCCTGGCCGCGACGTCGAGCGCCAACTCGTCGATGTCGTGCCGCCTTTCCAGATGTATTACGACGGCAAGCCGATCAGCCGTATCCGGTTTCATCGGAAGGCGGCCGGCGCGCTCAGGGCGGCGCTGGATGAAATCTGGGAGCATTACGGTCGCGACCAGCGCAGGATCGATGCGCTCGGCATCTCGAAGTACGCCGGCGCCTACAACCCCCGGAAGGTGCGTGGCAGCGCCACCAGGTGGTCGAACCATGCTTATGGCGCCGCGATCGACCTCAATGCGGAGCAAAATGGACTCGGGGCCGGTCGCGGGACGATGCCGCAGCCGGTCATCAATGCCTTCAAGCGTCAGGGCGCGCGATGGGGCGGCGACTATCGTGGCCGCACCGATCCCATGCATTTCGAGTTCTGCGACGCCAGCGGGTATCCGGGGGTAACCCCTGTCAAACTCTTCGATGCTCCGGAGATCGACGCGGATAGTGATGCTCACATTGAGCATTCTGCCGCCATCGACGTCTCGCCTAAACCGACGTGGTTACGCCGCAAGTGGAAAGCCGTCACAGGCTGGTTTTCCGGCGGCGCTGGACTTGGTTTCTTCGGCTACCTGACCGACTGGCGAGTAATCGCGGTGCTGCTCGGCGCCATGGTGCTGGTTGCCGTGTTGTTCGTCCTGTTCATGGGGCCGAGCAACGTGCGCGCGTGGATCAAGCGACAGGTGAACTGA
- a CDS encoding head maturation protease, ClpP-related, producing MSLRKLPEARTFQRPQNFQWDAPSDVLARWSETPRAAASDDDATISMYEVIGEDWWSGGGVTAKRISAALRSIGDRDVTVKINSPGGDMFEGIAIYNLLRGHPARVTVEVLGWAASAASIIAMAGDEIRMGLGTFMMVHNAWGVVIGNRHDMRESAELFDGFDSAIVDIYEARTGLKRSAIEKLMDAETFMGPSEAVKNGFADLVDDAIGADQSEAENSVAGAVNARRRMDAALAKQGVPRVERRRMFAELAGGTHDAAPTATHDAGLVAAARQFINAIRS from the coding sequence ATGAGTCTTCGCAAGCTGCCTGAGGCGCGGACGTTTCAGCGCCCGCAGAATTTTCAATGGGACGCGCCCAGCGACGTTCTCGCTCGCTGGTCCGAGACTCCGCGTGCCGCCGCGTCCGACGACGATGCCACCATCAGCATGTACGAGGTGATCGGCGAGGATTGGTGGTCGGGCGGCGGTGTGACGGCCAAGCGCATTTCCGCAGCGCTGCGCTCGATCGGAGACCGCGACGTTACCGTCAAGATCAACTCGCCCGGCGGCGACATGTTCGAAGGCATCGCGATCTACAATCTGTTGCGCGGCCATCCTGCGAGGGTGACGGTCGAGGTGCTGGGCTGGGCGGCGTCCGCCGCCTCAATCATCGCCATGGCCGGCGATGAGATTCGCATGGGTCTCGGCACCTTCATGATGGTGCATAACGCCTGGGGCGTCGTTATCGGCAATCGTCACGACATGCGCGAATCGGCCGAGCTGTTTGACGGGTTCGACAGCGCCATTGTGGATATCTACGAAGCGCGCACCGGCCTGAAGCGCTCCGCGATCGAAAAGCTGATGGACGCCGAAACCTTCATGGGGCCGTCCGAGGCTGTCAAGAATGGCTTTGCTGACCTGGTCGATGACGCCATCGGCGCCGACCAGTCGGAAGCCGAGAACTCTGTCGCTGGCGCGGTGAACGCCCGGCGGCGCATGGATGCTGCTCTTGCGAAACAGGGCGTCCCGCGTGTCGAGCGGCGGCGCATGTTCGCAGAGCTCGCAGGGGGCACGCATGACGCTGCCCCGACAGCTACGCATGACGCTGGCTTAGTCGCTGCCGCCCGGCAGTTCATCAACGCAATCCGGTCATAG
- a CDS encoding phage portal protein — protein MGLWSRIFGSGASPEPRAAIQPAGGGVVITTSEQLEEALRTGNVTASGMTVTPDKAMRASAVYACVRIRSGVPANMPLHIKRRVDARTRDDASDHPLWSIFRRRPNRWQTPSQFKRMMTAHLLLRGNAYALIVRSRGAVKELIPLHPDRVKCEQLDSLALEYTYTRKDGRRVVLTQAEVFHLVGLTLDGVHGVSVITYARETIGLSLAQEDHGATVFKYGARPSTVLVHPKALGPEGIENLRSSLDEFRAGGDKEGRALILEEGIEVKPLAMTAEDAQWIESRKFSRSDIAMFFGVPPHMLGDTEKSTSWGTGIASQTQGFVTFCAEDDLTTWEETINRDLIVDNDNDIYARFNRASLVKGDIKMRWEAHVKALQWGVMSPNEVRALEDLNPREGGDIYYPPPNTAGGDDKPEKDDGDESSQAA, from the coding sequence ATGGGCCTTTGGTCACGTATATTCGGGAGCGGTGCTTCTCCGGAACCGCGCGCCGCGATTCAACCGGCGGGCGGCGGCGTTGTCATCACGACGTCGGAGCAGCTGGAAGAGGCGCTCCGCACCGGCAATGTTACCGCGTCCGGCATGACGGTGACACCGGACAAGGCGATGCGCGCGTCGGCGGTGTATGCCTGCGTGCGCATTCGATCGGGCGTTCCGGCCAACATGCCGCTGCATATCAAGCGTAGGGTGGATGCTCGGACGCGGGATGACGCTTCCGATCATCCACTCTGGTCGATCTTCCGACGCCGGCCTAACCGTTGGCAGACGCCGTCTCAGTTCAAGCGGATGATGACGGCGCACCTCTTGCTACGTGGGAATGCCTACGCGCTAATCGTTCGATCTCGCGGCGCCGTGAAGGAGTTGATCCCGCTGCACCCCGATCGCGTTAAGTGCGAGCAGCTCGATAGCCTGGCGTTGGAGTATACCTACACCCGCAAGGATGGCCGCCGGGTCGTGCTGACTCAGGCCGAGGTCTTTCACCTCGTTGGTCTGACGCTCGATGGCGTCCATGGCGTCTCCGTCATTACCTATGCGCGCGAAACCATCGGCCTATCGCTGGCGCAGGAAGATCATGGCGCGACGGTGTTCAAGTATGGCGCTCGCCCGTCCACGGTGCTTGTTCACCCGAAAGCGCTAGGCCCGGAGGGCATCGAGAATCTACGGTCGAGCCTCGATGAGTTCCGGGCTGGAGGCGATAAGGAGGGCAGGGCGCTGATCCTCGAAGAGGGGATAGAAGTTAAGCCCCTCGCTATGACGGCCGAAGACGCGCAATGGATCGAGAGCCGAAAGTTCTCACGTTCCGACATCGCCATGTTCTTCGGCGTACCGCCACACATGCTTGGCGACACGGAAAAGAGCACAAGCTGGGGCACCGGCATCGCATCGCAGACGCAGGGCTTCGTCACGTTCTGCGCGGAAGACGATCTGACCACATGGGAAGAGACGATCAACCGCGACCTGATCGTCGACAATGACAACGATATCTACGCCCGGTTCAATCGGGCGTCGCTGGTCAAGGGCGACATCAAGATGCGCTGGGAAGCGCATGTGAAGGCGCTTCAGTGGGGTGTGATGAGTCCGAATGAGGTTCGTGCGCTCGAAGACCTCAACCCGCGCGAGGGTGGCGACATCTATTATCCGCCTCCGAATACCGCCGGCGGCGACGACAAACCCGAAAAGGATGATGGCGATGAGTCTTCGCAAGCTGCCTGA
- the nusG gene encoding transcription termination/antitermination protein NusG: protein MIGELQRLEIGQFVGTVDLDAVRGPASVPMQPKYWFILRTHPGCERKVMREFERRNISAYCPLIAKQQRVVRRVHGSSWTYEIKRLVQVPLFPQLVFVPDFERVPADIGGVSGWLRFGGWRARIPSEREATSDRVACMADIHALVAIANTPQSKRAARFEIGALVRIVDGPFRDFSGRIERLDSKGRLKVAIEIFGRLSPTEMSEAQIEPSPGPTDTCTVREGRKPRRGSFSCR from the coding sequence ATGATCGGTGAACTGCAACGGCTTGAGATCGGCCAATTCGTCGGAACGGTTGATCTCGATGCGGTGCGTGGTCCGGCATCGGTGCCGATGCAGCCGAAGTACTGGTTCATTCTGCGCACGCATCCGGGCTGCGAGCGTAAGGTCATGCGGGAGTTCGAGCGGCGGAATATCAGCGCCTATTGTCCGTTGATCGCAAAGCAGCAGCGGGTGGTGCGCAGGGTGCATGGATCGAGCTGGACTTATGAGATCAAGCGGCTCGTCCAGGTGCCGCTATTCCCGCAGCTCGTGTTCGTGCCGGACTTTGAGCGCGTGCCGGCCGATATCGGCGGTGTGTCGGGATGGTTGCGGTTTGGCGGGTGGCGCGCGCGCATTCCGTCAGAGCGCGAAGCGACCTCAGATCGTGTGGCCTGCATGGCGGACATTCATGCGCTGGTCGCGATCGCGAATACGCCGCAAAGCAAGCGCGCCGCGCGGTTCGAGATCGGCGCTCTCGTGCGCATTGTGGATGGACCGTTTCGCGACTTTTCCGGTCGCATCGAGCGACTCGACTCCAAGGGGCGACTCAAGGTAGCCATCGAGATATTCGGACGCCTGTCGCCGACCGAGATGTCGGAAGCACAGATCGAACCGTCACCGGGTCCAACGGATACCTGCACGGTTCGTGAGGGGCGAAAGCCTCGGCGAGGCAGCTTCAGCTGCCGTTGA
- a CDS encoding terminase large subunit, with the protein MDELSTTLPPNATPSVAPPPQPDLEPEDEVTAYAVAVLAGEIVAGPLVRLACERHQRDRTSGEERGLVFDVHAAQRAIGFFRDVLTVEVEERDEYGEVSTYASPFNLQPWQAFIIGSLFGWKNALGFRRFRRAYVEIGKGNGKSPLAAGIGHYMLLGCRKLRAEVYSAATDKDQAAILFRDAVAMWERSPALRRRLKPKGANPVWELHTSRPGVNSYFKPISSDKKGKSGIRPYCALIDEVHEHPDNSVIEMMRAGTKGNQEALLFEITNSGFDKKTVCGQEHDMSVRILKREFENDAWFAFIANLDETDDPFEDESCWPKANPNLGVSIQPAFIREQVQEAQGMPSKEGLVRRLHFCQWTESATSAIPRKVWEDCEGDVDVDKLTADNVPCYGGLDLSRARDLTAFTLTWLLDATKDQWRFASKTWFWTPADTLKERAKTDRAPYELWVQKKFMEAVPGPRIRYSWVADALQQLVAKYHPVMIGADQYGLEQLLDALGEKGGTIPAEVHPQGFQRRIIGEREGDRNRETGADDIVWWMPDSINKLEAALLEQRITVAVNPVMRMCAGGVVYEQNRTGHRMFNKDKATTRIDGMVSLAMSIGVATSMRDDSSIYSKRGALVL; encoded by the coding sequence ATGGACGAACTTTCGACGACGTTGCCGCCGAACGCGACGCCGAGCGTCGCGCCGCCGCCGCAGCCTGATCTCGAACCGGAGGATGAGGTCACGGCTTATGCCGTGGCCGTCCTGGCTGGCGAGATCGTGGCGGGTCCGCTTGTGCGCCTCGCATGCGAGCGGCATCAGCGCGACCGCACTTCTGGTGAGGAGCGCGGCCTGGTGTTCGACGTCCATGCCGCGCAGCGCGCGATCGGCTTCTTCCGTGACGTGCTCACAGTTGAGGTCGAGGAGCGCGACGAATATGGCGAGGTATCGACCTATGCGTCGCCGTTCAACCTGCAGCCGTGGCAGGCATTCATCATCGGCTCGCTGTTCGGGTGGAAGAACGCGCTCGGTTTCCGGCGTTTCCGCCGCGCCTATGTCGAGATCGGAAAGGGCAACGGCAAGTCGCCGCTTGCCGCCGGCATCGGCCACTACATGCTGCTCGGCTGCCGCAAGCTGCGCGCCGAGGTCTACTCTGCCGCCACCGACAAGGATCAGGCGGCCATTCTGTTCCGTGACGCGGTTGCGATGTGGGAACGATCGCCGGCGTTGCGGCGGCGCCTGAAGCCGAAGGGCGCGAATCCGGTGTGGGAGCTGCACACCAGCCGTCCCGGCGTGAATTCCTACTTCAAGCCGATCTCGTCCGACAAAAAGGGCAAGTCCGGCATTCGCCCGTATTGCGCGCTGATCGACGAAGTGCACGAGCACCCGGACAATTCCGTCATTGAAATGATGCGCGCCGGCACCAAGGGCAACCAGGAAGCGTTGCTTTTCGAAATCACGAACTCTGGTTTCGACAAAAAGACGGTCTGCGGGCAAGAACACGATATGTCCGTGCGGATCCTCAAGCGCGAATTCGAGAACGATGCCTGGTTCGCCTTCATTGCTAATCTCGATGAGACCGACGATCCGTTTGAGGATGAGAGCTGTTGGCCGAAGGCGAATCCGAACCTCGGCGTTTCGATCCAACCCGCATTCATCCGGGAGCAAGTGCAGGAAGCGCAAGGCATGCCCTCGAAAGAGGGTCTGGTCCGTCGCCTGCACTTCTGCCAATGGACGGAATCGGCGACATCAGCCATTCCGCGCAAGGTATGGGAGGACTGCGAAGGCGATGTCGATGTCGACAAACTCACCGCGGACAACGTGCCGTGCTATGGCGGCCTCGATCTCTCCCGCGCGCGCGACCTGACCGCCTTCACGCTGACATGGCTGCTCGATGCGACGAAAGATCAGTGGCGATTTGCTTCTAAAACGTGGTTCTGGACGCCGGCCGATACGCTGAAAGAGCGCGCGAAAACCGACCGTGCGCCCTATGAGCTATGGGTCCAAAAGAAATTCATGGAGGCGGTGCCCGGTCCGCGTATCAGGTATTCCTGGGTGGCCGACGCGTTGCAGCAGCTTGTGGCAAAGTATCATCCGGTGATGATCGGCGCCGACCAGTATGGTCTCGAGCAGCTCCTGGACGCGCTCGGCGAAAAAGGCGGGACAATACCGGCCGAAGTCCATCCGCAAGGCTTCCAGCGCCGCATCATTGGCGAACGGGAGGGCGATCGAAACCGCGAGACTGGCGCCGACGACATCGTTTGGTGGATGCCTGACTCCATCAACAAGCTTGAGGCTGCCCTGCTCGAGCAGCGCATCACCGTCGCCGTGAACCCGGTCATGCGCATGTGTGCCGGCGGCGTGGTCTACGAGCAGAACCGCACCGGGCATCGCATGTTCAACAAGGACAAGGCGACCACCCGCATCGACGGAATGGTGTCGCTGGCCATGTCGATCGGCGTGGCGACGTCCATGCGAGACGACTCGTCAATTTACAGCAAGCGCGGCGCGCTGGTCCTTTAA
- a CDS encoding phage major capsid protein, which translates to MTIAMKSRARGLVAARADAGSATAILNELRQTFETFKAEREKEIADLKKGLGDVVQSEKVDRINAEITKLQEQLDQVNSSIAALKVGGAGDDKPLAAERREHARAFNQFFRNGAENGLRDLEVKAALRTDSDPDGGFVVPDQMEAAIDRVLGTVSAMRAISRVMSISSGTYKKLVNQGGAVGGWVGERQARPATATPTLVELAFQAMELYANPAATQTLLDDSRVNIEQWLADEVSITFAEMEGASFIIGDGVGKPRGLLSYDTVADTSYAWGKLGYVVSGVAAAMTDSSHNGADALTDLVYSIKQGYRQNARFLMNRKTQAAIRKFKSKTEELYLWQPSIQAGQPATILGYPVTDDDNMPDATAGGNFPIAFGDFQRGYLIVDRMGVRVLRDPFTNKPYVHFYTTCPSSDNLRLIRHF; encoded by the coding sequence ATGACCATCGCAATGAAATCCCGCGCCCGCGGGCTCGTCGCCGCGCGCGCCGATGCCGGCAGCGCAACGGCTATCCTCAACGAGCTGCGCCAGACATTCGAAACGTTCAAAGCCGAGCGCGAGAAAGAAATCGCTGACCTTAAGAAGGGTTTGGGCGATGTCGTGCAGTCAGAAAAGGTTGATCGCATCAACGCCGAGATCACGAAGCTGCAGGAACAGCTGGACCAGGTGAACTCGTCGATCGCCGCTCTCAAGGTCGGCGGCGCTGGCGACGACAAGCCGCTGGCCGCCGAGCGTCGCGAGCATGCGAGAGCCTTCAACCAGTTCTTCCGCAATGGCGCGGAAAACGGCTTGCGGGATCTGGAAGTGAAAGCCGCGTTGCGCACCGACAGTGATCCGGATGGCGGCTTCGTCGTTCCGGACCAGATGGAAGCGGCCATTGACCGCGTGCTCGGCACAGTGTCGGCGATGCGCGCGATCTCGCGCGTCATGTCGATTTCGTCCGGCACCTATAAGAAGTTGGTCAATCAGGGCGGCGCGGTCGGCGGTTGGGTCGGCGAGCGGCAGGCTCGCCCAGCGACCGCCACTCCAACGTTGGTGGAATTGGCCTTCCAGGCGATGGAACTCTACGCTAACCCGGCGGCGACCCAGACGCTCCTCGATGATTCCCGCGTCAATATCGAGCAGTGGCTCGCCGATGAGGTATCGATCACCTTCGCTGAAATGGAAGGCGCGAGCTTCATCATCGGCGACGGCGTCGGCAAGCCGCGTGGGCTTCTTTCCTACGACACGGTAGCCGATACCTCTTATGCGTGGGGCAAGCTCGGCTATGTCGTCTCCGGAGTGGCGGCAGCGATGACCGACTCGTCGCACAACGGCGCGGATGCGCTTACCGATCTGGTTTACTCGATCAAGCAGGGCTACCGGCAGAATGCGCGGTTCCTCATGAATCGGAAGACGCAGGCCGCGATCCGCAAGTTCAAGTCGAAAACCGAGGAATTGTATCTGTGGCAGCCGTCGATTCAGGCCGGTCAGCCGGCGACGATCCTCGGATATCCGGTGACGGATGACGATAACATGCCGGACGCGACCGCCGGCGGGAATTTCCCGATCGCCTTCGGCGACTTCCAGCGCGGCTACCTGATCGTTGACCGCATGGGCGTGCGCGTGCTGCGCGACCCGTTCACCAACAAGCCTTACGTGCACTTCTATACCACTTGTCCGTCGTCAGATAATTTGAGACTGATCAGACATTTCTAG